gattgaaagttcgcgtacccatttgcgtactggcgaaacccaatcttagtccgggtatttcaagtatacgtacccttttgcatacttgaaggttaaagttctaaaatcggttatgaacatgaacataaacatttatataataagaaatgcaatctttgcaaaccatggctataatgttcataattgattcgagtgaatcaaaccgattttgcttcaattgtgttcttgtataattctatgagaatatagaaattgaacaactctttaattagtttcatttgagtcatttgaactagttatggttaagatgaataaggttgatatgagtgtattcatatgtctaacctcggttaactatttgtgaaaccaacatggtgtacacgtttgggtacggttacataaacctaaatgagagtacatttcatttgtgtgtaacacgctaagttcgatctaacagttgaaagttattagcttggttgaatcaggtttttcatctgacggtgaatattgaatgctttgttaccaaggtaacttggattgcaaaccctgatttgaaaactatataaaggaaaactctagcaactgggaaaactcatccccacaccttctgtgtgttactagttgcataaaatagaatctattctcctttaaccttaggtttctattgacaccatgtaggttaacgacttcaaagacttcattgggattgtgaagccagacccaactattttctttgtagttacgtgttctgatcttgcccaattctatcgtattgagtacaattgaaataattgactcgatattaatttctccgataatcaagataaaagaaatcacaaacatcttcgtcttatcgtttgtgattccgcaatatcttgtttcgctagttgattaagattattgtgaggtgattgataatactaggttgttctccgggaatataagtcatgtttatctattggttcctgttcaccttgatttatcaaaagacggaacaaaaactcttgggtagttctgtgggagacagatttattcaatcctatagacttttctgtgtgagacagatttgtttatcaagtcttcgactttgggtcgtagcaactcttggttgtgggtgagatcaactaagggaatcaagtgcgtagtatactgctgggatcagagacgtaaggaatgcaattgtaccttgaatcagtttgagattgattagggttcaactacagtccaatccgaagttaattggtagtaggctagagtctgtagcggcttaatacagtgtggtgttcaatctggactaggtcccgggcttattctgcatttgcggtttcctcgttaacaaaacttctagtgcctgtgttatttgtttttctcattataattgaaatatcacaggttgtgcgttaagttcaatcaattagaatatctgaccttgtattgttgatttaaattgattgacacttgaacattggtatttggtaccgttcaagttactcctcttatattcaatcgggctcgcagatttctatttgttgattgcagattgaattaagagttagagatattaaactctttggtatactttactctagattgagtttgactgtctagttgattctttagaaattatattggagtaagtcctcccagattgccaaacgaattgttgggtgtggttgttagacccccgtattttcaatacTTGCTTGGCTGCTTGTGCCAGGACTATCTCTTGTTCTCTTTGGTCTTCTAGATGTAGAAGTTTCAGCACCACCTATTGACTGAGTGTAGATAGTCGAGACATGAAAACCATCTTTAGGTATTTGAAAAGGCTTCTTCTCCAATATCTTTTTTCCCCTTGAATTCTTTGGAGAAATAAGAATCTTCCCCCCTTGCCGATACTTTGGATTATGATGTCTAGGATCAATTACTTCACCAAAATCTTCATCAAACTTGAAGATATAGTTAGTAataatttgaacatgttcaaCTTTGTCAGAACATTCCAATTAGTTATGGTCAACAATGAGACATGTCGGACATAGTTTCCTTGGTTGCCTCTGGAAATAAATTGGAACCCATTGAGTAACCTTAGCTGCATTTTCTGTTAGCAAACCTCTTAACATTGGATTCAAACGATTAAATTCAATTAGAACACTCACAACATTTGTATCAGTAGGGTTACCATCTTCAGGAATTGTCTTGAGAGGATTTTCAGGAATACTTGCAATCTGATGTTCCACTTCCAAGTTTAAAAATTCTGGTTGTAACTTTTTGATATCCAACCAGAATTTTTGAATGTGGCAATCAAGATTTTCGACGATGACATGAGTATTCCATTATCTAAATACAACTAAATAACCATCAAAGCTCCAAGACCCTTCCTCCAGaacataattataattattaCAATCATAAAATCGAAAAATGAACATGTTCTTAGCATGCCTTCTAAGTTGAAAATGATTATGCCCCCAAGCCATAATAGCCTCCTGAAGTACCTTATCTGCTCCCATATTATGCTCACAGAAGATTTTAGAAATTAGACTCATTTCCCATTTCTTGATACTAGGTTTGAGTTTAATACGAGGATAGCTAATAACTCTCTGAACATTTTCCTCCATATCTAAATTGGTATTTTTAATTCTCTCAATTAGGTCAGAAACCTCCCCTACAGATTTTCTAATCGACAttgtaagaaaaaaaatgaacataAAGGAGGACTGTGAAAATATGAGTTCGATGAAACCTGATTAATTGAGTATTGAAAGAGCTGGTGCATGAATTCCTCTTGCAACGTGTTAGAGTTCTCAGAGAAAACAAGCCACCTCTTCCGAAAGAAACAAAATAATTTATCTTCCGATAAGACTGAATTTGATTTCCGATACAGAAACCcttatttatattaacaaaaCAATTTTTGAGACAACAGAAACATTTATTTTCATTAGAATCCAAAGATTGAGAACTCATCCTTATCTTCAATGAACAACCTTTAGTCATGAGACAACCTTTAATCAGGAACCTTTAACAGAGTGAAGGATCAAAATCCAGCTAGCATTACCTGCTAGACATGACAATCAACAACACGGTAAATCAAGATAACCTTTAAAACATCAAGACAGAAATTAGGGCAACGACAAAGACTAAACATAGATCGATTAAACCAAAGTTTTCTAGAAAAAACGAATCAGAACATAATAAAGAGAAAGTATTAGTTCAGAAATTAATAATTTTTAGAAGTACAGACAAAGATTAAGTGATAGAGATGAGAAATTTAGTAACTCAGCTAACCAATTCCATCGCCGATTTTATCGCACTTTCTAGAGAGTATCCTCGTCTTTTACCTTGCTAATATATAAGTTTAATAGTTCTTTGCTGCAAGCTCTTTAATGCTGATATCAAATTATGGAAAGTTGTCCACAATAACACAAAAACCTTAGAGTGGAATGTCCTTATGTTAGACGTATTTAGAGAATTTTACAGATGGTCAGGTGTCATCTTTAATTTGTTGAATTTCTCGTAACATTTTTGTTGGTAAAAATACCATCAGAGTCACCAATAATTTTTACCAAGGCCTTCTTAGAGAGAAAAGTTTGGTGGAGCAACAATTTTCATCATCAACTCAATATATTAGTTTCTTGCTTGATCAGAACCCATCCCTTCAAGATTTAGTCGACAATTATAGCCTACACAAAAATCCAATATGTCTCTTTTTTTACTTATATAGCTTCGAAAATTAAGCTTTTAGAGAACCCCCGCCTTCATAGTTATCATGACATCAAAGCATGTTTCTTTCCATTACCTACAGGTACATTCGTATATTCTTTGAGCATTTGTTTAATCTTCCGAATTCTTTTTTAAGACTCTTTCCTTGTGGTATGTTCATATCAACTAAAACCGACGTTTCAAGTTTGTTAGTTATATGTTGAATTAATCTTCTTCAAagtgtttttttctcttttatataTCACCATTTCCACTTATTAAGTAACGTCTTCTCTACAgctttaaaattttaatttcaagacATCTCTTTCTTCTTGgtattttaatttgttttatttttcaagaTTTATGTTTAGCCCATCTATAAATATGTAAAATTGTAGCATCCAAAACTTTTAGTCTAGGACACGCGAGAACTAAAACTTAAAATATGCATTTATCTCTCGTATTTCTTCGATAAACTATAAACATTTTTAATaagttttattattaatttttttggaTTAAGCCTTTATTTATTTATCCATCTGGTGTTCTTTATTTGTAAGTTCCCGTCTAAATGTTTTTGGCGCAGTATCCGACTGCATTTACCAAGCTTTGGCATTGCATTTGCAACCATAGGGACCTAATTCAGGCAGCGTCTAACGATATCGAGCGAGTCGGGCAAAGACGCACTCATAGTCATAGGCGGATGCATCTCTATGAGACAAACTTATCCCTACTTTATTTGAAAATGACAATTTGCTCCCACTTGAATTTATTTATTAAGTAATAATAAAGGACAACGTGCGTATTTTTATCCAAAGAAAAACAACTGGACCAGCTAAGACCAATTATATTTATATTCCATCAGATATTCTGATATTGGATTAACAGTCAGCCCACGCTCACAGTACGCCCCAAAAGTAGCTTCCATATAATGCTCCAAAGCATCTCTAAAATGTTGTTGAATGACAATCTCACCGGTTAATGCTTAAAAACATCTCAGCAACTAACCTCACAATCCCAATATTTAAATTGAATTCTTTTGATTCAATACAAATTTGATGCAGATTATCTTTTTATGCTGAGCATCTCTTTTCATATTTTGACAAAGCCCATGCATCTCTTGGATGTTTGAAAAGAAAATGACTCTTTATGCACAAGTAATACTATCCTTGAGAGGCCACGTGTAAGTTCTCGACTAGCTATAAAATGATTTCATCGccgatttttcttttagtcaaatGGTGCTTGGTGGCTCCAATTATCCAAATGATTGTCTTTTAGTTAATTTCTGGCTAAGCTGCACCCGCAAGTGTGATTTGGCTTTATAAGCAAGGAATAAATTTTGGCGGATGATGTGGTGAGTGAAATTAGCAGCCAGGATAATGACTAATGAGGTGAAGTGAATGTGTCGCAAACTTTTATCAAAACAGAAAGACGAGTAGTTATATTTGGGACGACCGAATATTTGAGCTCGCAAAAACACATTGCTACAACTAGAAACCAAAATAAAAGAGCTGAAGCTGACACGTCATCGATGACATAATCAGGAAAAGAGTACATCCACCTAATCCTGAACCACGCGCACCTTATCCAAAAAATCATTCCACGTGGCAACCAATCAATTGGACAAACCAGGGACCATTTCGCACGTGATACCGTAAAACCAGAAACCCACCGGGACCCATATGTCCAGATAGGACGTATTTCGCAACCGTCTGGTCTGTGTATACCACACCAATCCCACGTGTGAAAGTTTATATAACGACACGTGTCACCAGCTTTATAATCGCGAGTAGATGGATAAGCGCGTGATGCACAGCTGTCATGTTAGGGTTGTAAAATTAGTCGGCTCCTTCGCCGACCTTATCCTATTTCTGTTTTTTCCTTTCCTttccgaaaataaaataaaattttaatataattaaaatgcctttttatttttatttttgttgtttaatttCGATATTTTTGTTCCCCTGAATGTCCAAATCGTGGTGTTGGGCTGTAATTGTACTggtggagagaaaaaaaaaaaggacaggGATTATTATTTTAACGAGGGACGAGAAGACcaaacaaagaaacaaacaaacCCTAATGTGTTATCGTTCTTCAAAACCGGaaaaataaaaaccctagaaTAAATTCAGGGGATTTTTTGTCTGAGTCGAGATCTGAATTCAAAGAGACAACAATCAATCAAGAAACAAGGTTAGCTTCATCAAAGagatttcttctttttccttcttcaattgtTTACTTACTTGTAAAGATATTGCTGATTCTTGATCATTGAATTTgggattttttatgtttttgattatgattatggaaTTCTGATATAGGGTTTCATAGAATTGATACTCTCATTACAAGAAAACCAAGGGGTTTTTATTTTCTGATAAAAGGATTTGGATCTGTTTTAGAGTAAAAATGTTGTCGAGATCGTATACAAATCTGTTAGATCTAGCGTCGGGTAATTTCCCGGCTATGGGTCGGGAAAGGAAGAGACTTCCTAGAGTGATGACTGTACCAGGTATAATATCTGAGCTTGATGATGATCAAGCTAATAGTGTTACATCTGATGTGCCATCATCTGTTATTCAAGATCGGATGATTATTGTTGCTAATCAACTGCCTGTCAAAGCTAAAAGGAGGCCGGATAATAAAGGTTGGAGTTTTAGTTGGGACGAAGATTCTTTACTATTGCAACTTAAAGACGGTTTACCTGATGAAATGGAAGTTCTTTATGTTGGATCATTGAAAGTTGATGTTGATGTAAATGAACAAGATGATGTTTCACAGATTCTATTGGAGAGATTTAAGTGTGTACCTGCTTTTTTACCACCAGATATATTAGCTAAATTCTATCATGGGTTCTGTAAATTGCATCTCTGGCCGCTTTTCCACTACATGTTGCCCCTTTCTGCTGATCATGGTGGTAGGTTCGATAGATCTTTATGGGAAGCTTATGTTTCTGCTAATAAGTTGTTCTCGCAGAAAGTCATTGAAGTCATAAACCCAGAAGATGATTTTGTTTGGATCCATGATTATCATCTTATGGTGTTACCTACATTCTTGAGAAGGCGTTTTAATCGACTGAGAATGGGTTTCTTCTTGCACAGTCCTTTCCCGTCATCTGAGATCTATAGAACTCTTCCAGTTAGAGAAGAGATTCTGAAGGCGCTTCTGAACTCGGACTTGATTGGTTTCCATACTTTTGATTATGCTAGGCATTTTCTTTCTTGTTGTAGTAGGATGTTGGGTTTGGAGTATCAGTCAAAGCGGGGTTATATCGGGTTAGAATACTATGGAAGGATGGTGGGAATCAAGATCATGCCTGTTGGGGTGCACATGCGTCAAATTGAGAATGTATTGAATTTGGCGGATAAAGAGTGGAGGGTATCCGAACTTAAACAGCAATTTGAGGGGAAGACTGTACTGCTTGGAGTTGATGATATGGATATATTCAAAGGGATTAATTTGAAGTTGCTGGCGATGGAACAGATGCTAAAGCAGCACCCTTCATGGCAAGGAAGGGCTGTACTGGTTCAGATTTGCAATCCTGCAAGGGGCAAAGGAAGAGATCTTGAGATAATACAAGCGGAAATAAAGGCAACTACCAAGAGGATCAATGAAGAATATGGGAGGACTGGTTATGAACCGATTGTTCTCATTGACAAACCAGTTAACATCAGTGAACGAATTGCTTATTACACTATTGCTGAATGTGTTGTTGTCACTGCTGTGAGGGATGGGATGAACCTTATCCCATATGAGTACATTGTGTGCAGACAAGGAATATCAAAACCGGAGTCTGATTCAAATTCCAGCGGGCCAAAAAAGAGTATGCTAGTAGTGTCTGAGTTCATTGGATGTTCTCCTTCACTTAGTGGTGCAATCCGTGTCAACCCATGGAACATTGAAACCACTGGTGAGGCTATGAACGAAGCAATTTCATTGGCTGAGCCAGAGAAGCAGATGCGACATGAAAAGCATTACAGGTATGTTAGCACTCATGACGTTGGTTACTGGTCTCGGAGCTTCTTGCAGGATTTGGAGAGAACTTGCAGAGATCATTTTAAGAGAAGATGTTGGGGAATCGGTTTGAGCTTCGGTTTCAGAGTTGTAGCACTTGATCCTAATTTCAGAAAACTTTCTATAGACACAATTGTATCATCTTATGCTCGAGCCAAGAGTAGGGCTATATTGTTAGACTATGATGGCACGGTGATGCCCCAAACCTCCATTAACAAGAGTCCAAGCGAAGAAGTCATGTCATTACTTAGCACGCTCTGTGGTGACGAGAAAAACTGTGTTTTTATTGTCAGTGGAAGAGGGAAAGAAAGCTTAGGCAAATGGTTTTCCCCATGTGAGAAGCTTGGAATTGCAGCAGAACATGGTTACTTTGTGAGGTACATTCTGTCTATTTTTCTATTCATGTTTAAGTTACCCTATTCTTTGAGGATAAAATTTTCTTGACAAGTTACATAAATGAATGGTCTTCAGGTGGTCAGCAGATGAAGAGTGGGAAACTTGTGGACAAACTACGGATTTTGGGTGGATACAGATGGCTGAGCCTGTAATGAAATTATATACTGAAACTACTGATGGTTCATCTATCGAGACCAAGGAAAGTGCCTTGGTGTGGCACCATCGCGATGCAGACCCAGGCTTTGGATCCAGCCAAGCAAAGGAGATGTTAGACCATTTGGAGAGTGTACTAGCCAATGAACCTGTAGCTGTGAAGCGTGGTCAATTTATAGTAGAAGTGAAGCCTCAGGTATGTCTCTGATATTTTTCATTCACTTCTGGTGAATTTATTTTGGTCGTTCAATTCAAAGGTTTTATTTCCTTGAGCAAGTGTGCCTGGAAATGGTAACAGTAACTTCGTAGTTCCTGGCTGTGTTTAGTTGTTTATTTACTTTGCCGTCAAGTTTGTTGTTCCGAACCCCTTCCATTTAGGATCTTAGTCATTTGAATCTTGACCTTAAGTGTACTTCTCGAGAACCAGATTCCATTTACTCGTGACATGTCACTATTTGTGCTGGTGAGCCAAGTTTTTCGATGTAGTTGGGTTATAGGGGTCTGAATTAGAATTAGTGATATTATTCAACCATCGTAAAGAGTAATAATACTCAGGAACAAAAAAATTGTCGTTCTTTTCCTATATAATGTGTGTTGGATGAATTGTGGCTCGTTTCAGTTATTAATATGTTTCCTGGTGCTGTTTCTTCTCAGGGTGTCAGCAAAGGTCTAGTTGCAGAAAAGATCTTCACGAAAATGGCTGAGAATCAACGCAGGGCGGATTTTGTGTTGTGCATTGGGGATGACAGGTCAGACGAGGATATGTTTGAAATCATTGGCAATTCTATGTCAAGGGGTATTATCTCCTCCAACACAGCAGTCTATGCATGTACAGTAGGACAGAAGCCAAGTAAGGCCAAGTATTATTTGGATGACACATCTGAGGTCATAATGATGCTTGAAGGTCTAGCTGAAGCCTCTGATCCATCAGTTTCACCCTAAAACTGGAGTAACGAGAAGCTTTCATTAAAATCTTCTGTCTGGTCTGCCTTTCACCAAAACCTTAAATTTCTCCCATCAGTTATCCAGACAAATCAGAGGAAGTTATTCAACTCAAGAGTTGGAAGGTATTATTGATCATGGCTGGATCTGAAACTGGTTGGAAGGGACTTCTGGTGAACAAATGGTTGAAGGATTGGTGATAGTATCCAAAACAGAAGCACTTTTTCTCTCCTGTTGCATATGTACATGAGAAAAGACTGAAGCTTTCGTGTCTGGGTTCTTGCGGTAATAATTTTCTGTACGAGGGAGTTTTAAAAGATTGAGGGATTCATTCATGGGGTTggacaagggaatcaggattatttggaaaaaaacaaaaacaaaaaaagaagtgccaaattttttcttcttacatCACTGTATGTTCTTCATCTGGTCTTTCATTTCAGCTGGCTAATTTAGTAACTTTTTCTGTCCTGGAAATCTAAGATTCAGGTAAAATAAATACTTAAGTAAGACATTGGCTGGTGGATAGGGTAATTTGTCGAATATCACTGATAATACAGTTCtccctttccttttcttttttcctttttttttttggagtgaACTTTTGGTTACTTTTAGTAGTACAAACTTTGATGGTTGATCTGATTATGTAAATGTAAATGTCAAAGAGATCTACGTTGTTTTTTTCTTGTTAAGTATGCGAACCGAAAGTAATGGTTATTGCAATTTGGTAGCTGAATGTAATGTTTACATAGGTAGGTGCGAAACTGCATCTTGCGGGAGTTCTCGGTCGAGGCTGGAAGCTCAAGAAACTTGATTTTGGTCTTCTAGAGGGTTGGGTCAATGAGTAAAGGAGATGTTTGGTAGTATTGCTTTCAGTTCAGCGGAAAAGAGGTTTGTAGGTTGAAGATATTTCCATtcattctttttcatttttagaCGCATAATGGTTTTATTAGTAAACAGAGGAAAGTTTCACAACAAGTAGAGAATATTCATCAAGTTTTATGTCAAATTGAATATTACTTTTGCTCCAACCATGCATAACATTTTCCGTatgctttgttttcttcttcttgtttgatgGACAAGAATGACTCTGGAACAACAATATAATTGAATCCCAAAAGAACGCAAAGACCTTAAAACACAACAAGAACCAACCAGAATAAGGCAAACAATGGCATTTGTCAGAGAGAAAACACAAGAAGCAAAAAGATGAGAAAACAAAGTTTAGAATTGAACAAATTGGGACAAGCATTATGGAGTCGCCCCTCATTTATGCAATGGAACCCGTGAAAATGAGTGCATTACACTGGTCCTTAagattttccccaaattttgaATACAGGGACCAGGATAATGCTACGTCTTTGCTTCCTGTCTCCAGCTGCGCCCCACATCATTCAGAAAGCAACCGTCCATATATAATGTAGCCATAAACTCTGTTGTCAAAAGTTTTCCGTCAGATATACATGGGATCTTAAACTTGCAAGGTGTGTGTGGAGTACGTAAGCTCTATCGTTCACATTTTGGCGTGACTAGTGTTAGATAAAAAGCGCTTTCCGTACACTGCAAGCCTCGCAACGGCATCACATGTTAATTCATCTTCTTTTATGGTTGGTAGTCCcccatttattttgattgagagaCAGACCACAATGTATGTTCACCATGGTCGGGGTTTTAACCATCATCTAGTTGAGTGGTACTATTGGTCTACAGGAGGTACTTTAGCAATCCTCCTCATAGAGATGTATATCAGGGATGCGAGTCCCACATGAAAATATAATCTTTCATTGATATGATCCTATTTTGACTGTTCtagatatgtttttctttttacattttttatatattattattaatttattatcatgCCTTacatgtttttatattttatttaatttaagtCCCGCGATATGTTTctcttttcactttttttttttttactgtgcgtgagttataaccccaaatgtGTCACTATTCATATacaaaaacttcaacaaaacaaattgttcacaaaaaccccgtttaatataaactgtctatattacccttctagtttaaatcatcccaacaaaaacaaaaatcaaccacactttaattcttattatattgtcacccccaacaagaaataaacaaccaccaataagcaccgccgccaccgataaccaccgccaccacttccgaccaccgccgccaccgccaccacctccgaccacgccacgccaccttccgccaccgaccaccgccgccacctccgACACCACTTCCGCCGCCGCACTGACACCACTACGCCGCGCCCACCGACCCACCGCTCCGCCGCACGACCGCCCGCCGCGCAcccgaccaccaccgctccgccgccgccaccgatactgcgcaattgcaccaccactaccagccaccctaccatccagcaccaccattgtcgaccaccaccacctccgaccaccccaccaccaccaccaccgatactacgtaattgcaccaccaataccagccaccctaccatccagcaccaccaactgtcgaccaccgccgaccaaaaccagcaccccACGCCCACccaccaccccccccccccccaaaaaaatacgatgaaaccgattttggtttcatcataaatacgatgaaaccgattttggtttcatcataaataagatgaaaccataattggtttcgtgagaattcaactgtaagaaaaattataagaggtattatacatgttcattgatagatggaaccaattttggtttcatcataaatacgatgaaaccataattggttccgTGAGAATTTAACTGCAAGAAAAAAAttataagaggtattatacatgttcATTGATAGAAAAGACATCATTGGAATGTCATGATTGACATGGAATGCCTAAAATGCTATTTCACAAAGATTCGAAAACACTAACGGATGAATTTGCCAGCGTTTGGCCATTAGCGCGATAATAGTTATTGGC
The nucleotide sequence above comes from Papaver somniferum cultivar HN1 chromosome 8, ASM357369v1, whole genome shotgun sequence. Encoded proteins:
- the LOC113302152 gene encoding probable alpha,alpha-trehalose-phosphate synthase [UDP-forming] 7 — its product is MLSRSYTNLLDLASGNFPAMGRERKRLPRVMTVPGIISELDDDQANSVTSDVPSSVIQDRMIIVANQLPVKAKRRPDNKGWSFSWDEDSLLLQLKDGLPDEMEVLYVGSLKVDVDVNEQDDVSQILLERFKCVPAFLPPDILAKFYHGFCKLHLWPLFHYMLPLSADHGGRFDRSLWEAYVSANKLFSQKVIEVINPEDDFVWIHDYHLMVLPTFLRRRFNRLRMGFFLHSPFPSSEIYRTLPVREEILKALLNSDLIGFHTFDYARHFLSCCSRMLGLEYQSKRGYIGLEYYGRMVGIKIMPVGVHMRQIENVLNLADKEWRVSELKQQFEGKTVLLGVDDMDIFKGINLKLLAMEQMLKQHPSWQGRAVLVQICNPARGKGRDLEIIQAEIKATTKRINEEYGRTGYEPIVLIDKPVNISERIAYYTIAECVVVTAVRDGMNLIPYEYIVCRQGISKPESDSNSSGPKKSMLVVSEFIGCSPSLSGAIRVNPWNIETTGEAMNEAISLAEPEKQMRHEKHYRYVSTHDVGYWSRSFLQDLERTCRDHFKRRCWGIGLSFGFRVVALDPNFRKLSIDTIVSSYARAKSRAILLDYDGTVMPQTSINKSPSEEVMSLLSTLCGDEKNCVFIVSGRGKESLGKWFSPCEKLGIAAEHGYFVRWSADEEWETCGQTTDFGWIQMAEPVMKLYTETTDGSSIETKESALVWHHRDADPGFGSSQAKEMLDHLESVLANEPVAVKRGQFIVEVKPQGVSKGLVAEKIFTKMAENQRRADFVLCIGDDRSDEDMFEIIGNSMSRGIISSNTAVYACTVGQKPSKAKYYLDDTSEVIMMLEGLAEASDPSVSP